The proteins below are encoded in one region of Ammospiza nelsoni isolate bAmmNel1 chromosome 23, bAmmNel1.pri, whole genome shotgun sequence:
- the SIKE1 gene encoding suppressor of IKBKE 1, which produces MSCTIDKILTDARTLLERLKEHDTAAESLIDQSAVLHRRVAAMREAGAGCADQGPGPAAERPDPSRLRPHVVLAQENTQIRDLQQENRELWVSLEEHQDALELIMSKYRKQMLQLLEGRKREDAEPVLKVHQANSGEIESQIDRICEMGEVMRKAVQVDDEQFFKVQEKLAQLELENKELRELLLISKESFEVGREDLPD; this is translated from the exons ATGAGCTGCACCATCGATAAGATCCTGACGGACGCGCGGACGCTGCTGGAGCGGCTGAAGGAGCACGACACGGCGGCCGAGTCGCTCATCGACCAGTCGGCCGTGCTGCACCGGCGCGTGGCCGCCATGCGGGAGGCGGGCGCGGGCTGCGCCGACCAG GGTCCGGGACCCGCGGCGGAGCGGCCCGACCCGTCCCGGCTGCGGCCGCACgtggtgctggcacaggagaACACGCAGATCCGCgacctgcagcaggagaaccgcg agctgtgggtcTCACTGGAGGAACACCAGGATGCGCTGGAGCTCATCATGAGCAAGTACAGGAAGCAGATGTtacagctgctggaagggagaaAACGGGAAGATGCAGAACCAGTCCTGAAAGTCCATCAGGCTAATTCTGGG GAAATTGAAAGTCAAATAGACAGAATATGTGAGATGGGAGAGGTGATGAGAAAAGCTGTTCAAGTGGATGATGAGCAGTTCTTTAAAGTTCAGGAGAAGCTAGCTCAGTTGGAG CTTGAAAACAAAGAGCTGCGTGAGCTGCTGTTGATCAGCAAGGAATCCTTCGAGGTGGGGAGAGAAGATCTGCCAGACTGA